Proteins encoded in a region of the Actinomycetota bacterium genome:
- a CDS encoding cupin domain-containing protein, with amino-acid sequence MEHTRAEDIPWEPAPADHFTGKVFFGPLSHATPDGLNALAVQFEPGARTDWHTHPDGQVLYVVNGAGIVQKDDGTTAEFSAGDVVYAPPGERHWHGARPNSPMTHLSLTTGGATEWLEDKVSEEQYNSRPE; translated from the coding sequence ATGGAACACACCAGAGCCGAGGACATCCCCTGGGAGCCGGCGCCGGCAGACCACTTCACCGGGAAGGTCTTCTTCGGCCCCCTGAGCCACGCCACGCCGGACGGCCTGAACGCCCTGGCCGTCCAGTTCGAGCCCGGGGCGCGCACCGACTGGCACACCCACCCGGACGGCCAGGTGCTTTACGTGGTCAACGGCGCCGGGATCGTGCAGAAGGACGACGGGACGACGGCTGAGTTCTCGGCCGGCGACGTGGTCTACGCCCCCCCGGGCGAGCGGCACTGGCACGGGGCCCGGCCGAACAGCCCGATGACGCACCTGTCGCTGACCACCGGCGGCGCCACCGAGTGGCTGGAAGACAAGGTTTCCGAAGAGCAGTACAACAGCCGTCCGGAGTAG
- a CDS encoding class I SAM-dependent methyltransferase, with protein MDSDSSSAPTPKGWHRGSPPSAWVVRFAGLVPPGSTVLDLACGAGRHTRFFAERGHPVVAVDRDLRGIEDLRGNPSIESHELDLEDGGPFPFAGRTFGAVVVANYLYRPVLGNLVEAVGPGGALIYETFARGNERFGTPKNPDFLLEPGELLDVARPALQVVAYEDLQVEEPKPAAVQRIAAVRR; from the coding sequence ATGGACTCCGATTCGAGCTCCGCACCAACCCCTAAAGGCTGGCATCGAGGTTCACCTCCCTCGGCGTGGGTGGTCAGGTTCGCCGGCCTGGTGCCGCCAGGCTCCACAGTGCTGGACCTCGCCTGCGGCGCCGGCAGGCACACCCGTTTCTTTGCCGAACGCGGCCACCCGGTGGTTGCGGTGGACCGGGACCTCCGGGGGATCGAGGACCTTCGGGGGAACCCGTCGATCGAAAGTCACGAGCTCGACCTGGAGGACGGCGGACCGTTCCCGTTTGCGGGCCGCACCTTCGGGGCGGTCGTGGTGGCGAACTACCTGTACCGGCCGGTGCTGGGGAACCTCGTAGAAGCTGTTGGGCCGGGCGGGGCCCTCATCTACGAAACCTTTGCCCGGGGCAACGAGCGGTTCGGCACCCCGAAGAACCCCGACTTTCTGCTGGAGCCGGGCGAGCTGCTGGACGTCGCCCGCCCGGCACTTCAGGTCGTGGCGTACGAGGACCTTCAGGTCGAAGAGCCCAAACCGGCGGCCGTCCAGAGGATCGCTGCGGTTCGGAGGTAG